From Planctomycetia bacterium, a single genomic window includes:
- a CDS encoding DUF4214 domain-containing protein, whose amino-acid sequence MLSVAPGEPEPAADISEGAWVKRLYLDVMGRPAANAETDYWTDRLGAGVTKTSIALSLINSRERRAAAVDDYYQKVLGRNVDPSGLEFWLNVWDATGGPEVVRASLIGSGEYFHKAGGTKQGAIQSLYNDLLRRTAVDSEENYWIDVMSRAALANVAYGFVTSDEFRLQAVDSWYHDYLHRDVDPGGGTFWVGLMRGGMSQAQAQASLLAGVEYARQPYFDVRDFGATANNGSDDTAAIQAAFNAADAAGHSLIYIPAGVFVVDNLRLYGDHLKISGPGTLKLKNASANVGVLTIDGDHNLVSYVNIDGNKAGLHTGRAEGLRVVGDDNRIFRVQVSNTYMAEDGISEASGQNFVVFGTGNRLTETRSISAGHSGYRQVGDNAMYRDIVSLNARVKGFNASGNGLSFTVDGGRFETNAAEHWLGVISFQIDPGPGNQLERVVLRNLVVNGPQNSTQATTNAAKIVLVNDLLIENSRFISTADNHSSLRFAEGMGRVTMRNVYLNRNLFMQQETHDGSGLEDPMEELYMERVAIGDGGYSPAYAMERIKVGKLTMVDCRIVGFWGAGIDWQAANNGYTRIDVSNTYFEGDHPTRTTYDIMTNGDGLLNPVKMTWNNVQRLNTGGGAAAQKP is encoded by the coding sequence ATGTTGTCGGTCGCCCCGGGGGAACCGGAACCGGCGGCGGATATCTCGGAAGGGGCATGGGTCAAGCGCCTCTATCTCGACGTCATGGGTCGTCCGGCCGCCAACGCCGAAACCGACTATTGGACCGACCGGTTGGGCGCCGGGGTCACGAAGACCTCCATTGCGCTGTCGCTGATCAACTCCCGCGAGCGGCGCGCGGCGGCCGTCGACGACTACTATCAAAAAGTCCTGGGTCGGAACGTCGATCCCTCGGGCCTGGAATTCTGGCTCAACGTCTGGGACGCCACCGGCGGCCCAGAGGTCGTCCGTGCGTCGCTGATCGGCTCCGGCGAATACTTCCACAAGGCCGGCGGCACCAAACAAGGCGCGATTCAATCGCTCTACAACGATCTCTTGCGCCGCACGGCCGTCGACTCTGAGGAGAATTACTGGATCGACGTGATGAGCCGCGCGGCGTTGGCCAATGTCGCGTACGGTTTTGTGACCAGCGACGAGTTCCGGCTGCAGGCCGTGGATAGCTGGTATCACGACTACTTGCATCGCGACGTCGATCCGGGAGGCGGGACCTTTTGGGTCGGCCTGATGCGCGGCGGCATGAGCCAGGCGCAGGCGCAAGCCTCCCTGCTGGCAGGCGTGGAATACGCCCGGCAGCCGTACTTCGACGTCCGCGATTTCGGCGCGACCGCCAACAACGGCAGCGACGACACCGCGGCCATTCAAGCGGCCTTCAATGCCGCGGACGCTGCTGGCCACAGCCTGATCTACATTCCCGCCGGCGTGTTCGTCGTCGACAACCTGCGACTGTACGGCGACCATTTGAAGATTAGCGGACCGGGCACGCTCAAGCTGAAGAACGCTTCCGCCAATGTGGGCGTCTTGACGATCGACGGCGACCACAACCTGGTCTCGTACGTCAATATCGACGGCAACAAGGCCGGTCTGCATACCGGCCGCGCCGAAGGACTACGCGTCGTCGGCGACGACAATCGCATTTTCCGCGTGCAGGTATCGAACACCTATATGGCCGAAGACGGAATTTCCGAAGCGTCCGGCCAAAACTTTGTCGTATTTGGCACGGGCAATCGCCTCACGGAAACGCGCTCGATCAGCGCCGGTCACTCTGGCTACCGCCAGGTTGGCGACAATGCGATGTACCGCGACATCGTCTCGTTGAATGCGCGCGTGAAAGGCTTCAACGCCTCGGGCAATGGGCTCAGCTTCACAGTCGACGGCGGACGCTTCGAAACGAATGCCGCGGAACACTGGCTGGGCGTGATCAGTTTCCAGATCGATCCCGGACCGGGAAACCAGCTCGAGCGCGTGGTGTTGCGAAACCTGGTCGTGAACGGTCCCCAAAACAGTACGCAGGCGACTACCAACGCCGCCAAGATCGTGCTTGTGAACGACCTGTTGATCGAAAACAGCAGGTTTATCAGCACGGCTGACAACCATTCGTCGCTACGCTTCGCCGAGGGCATGGGCAGGGTCACGATGCGCAACGTTTACTTGAATCGCAATCTGTTCATGCAGCAAGAGACGCACGACGGCTCGGGCCTCGAAGACCCCATGGAAGAACTGTACATGGAGCGAGTCGCCATCGGCGACGGCGGCTATTCCCCGGCTTACGCGATGGAACGCATCAAGGTCGGCAAACTGACGATGGTCGATTGCCGGATCGTCGGCTTCTGGGGCGCCGGCATCGACTGGCAAGCGGCCAACAACGGGTACACGCGAATCGACGTCAGCAACACGTACTTTGAAGGCGACCATCCGACGCGCACGACCTACGACATCATGACCAACGGCGACGGCCTGCTGAATCCCGTCAAGATGACGTGGAACAATGTTCAACGCTTGAACACGGGCGGCGGCGCCGCGGCGCAAAAGCCGTGA
- a CDS encoding PEP-CTERM sorting domain-containing protein (PEP-CTERM proteins occur, often in large numbers, in the proteomes of bacteria that also encode an exosortase, a predicted intramembrane cysteine proteinase. The presence of a PEP-CTERM domain at a protein's C-terminus predicts cleavage within the sorting domain, followed by covalent anchoring to some some component of the (usually Gram-negative) cell surface. Many PEP-CTERM proteins exhibit an unusual sequence composition that includes large numbers of potential glycosylation sites. Expression of one such protein has been shown restore the ability of a bacterium to form floc, a type of biofilm.), which translates to MHTRNWAITVVVGLGLASLATRAPAQNVFSAVGQNAIDIQTGLDAFRADLGPIQAGPSTGLGPNNRREVNWDGVPDAFSSGGANAFPGDFFNLATGNAAGRIRGIQFTTSGTFEVSADSDSDGDGNPGPVETLFANRHPDNDEDFAAFSAERIFGLNGTNLLDVTFSLPGSPDVAALVRGFGAVFTDVEEDGTTKLEFFDLDDNLLATENVPAFPLDGAADTFKSFSFLGLSFDDAVVSRIRITNGSLDLSLVSFGAGNDAVAMDDFIYGEPIAVPEPGTIGLLLVGGAVLTVARRRRAL; encoded by the coding sequence ATGCACACACGGAACTGGGCGATTACGGTCGTCGTGGGTCTGGGCCTCGCCAGCCTGGCGACACGCGCGCCTGCACAAAACGTTTTTTCGGCCGTCGGACAAAACGCCATCGATATCCAAACGGGTCTGGATGCGTTCCGCGCCGACCTGGGACCAATCCAAGCCGGCCCCAGCACGGGTCTTGGACCGAACAATCGCCGCGAGGTGAATTGGGACGGCGTCCCTGATGCGTTTTCCTCCGGCGGCGCCAATGCCTTTCCAGGCGACTTCTTCAACCTGGCGACCGGCAACGCGGCCGGACGCATCCGCGGAATTCAATTCACGACGTCCGGCACGTTCGAAGTCAGCGCCGACAGCGATTCCGACGGCGACGGCAATCCTGGACCCGTGGAAACCCTATTCGCCAATCGCCATCCGGACAACGACGAGGATTTCGCCGCCTTCAGTGCCGAGCGCATCTTCGGCCTCAACGGCACGAACCTGCTCGACGTGACGTTTAGCTTGCCCGGCTCGCCGGACGTGGCGGCCCTGGTGCGCGGCTTCGGCGCGGTGTTCACCGATGTGGAAGAAGACGGCACGACGAAACTGGAATTCTTCGACTTGGACGACAACCTGCTCGCGACCGAAAATGTGCCCGCGTTTCCGCTCGACGGCGCTGCGGACACCTTCAAGTCGTTCTCGTTCCTCGGCCTGTCGTTCGACGACGCCGTCGTCTCACGCATCCGCATCACCAACGGCTCGCTGGACCTGAGTTTAGTCAGCTTCGGCGCCGGCAACGACGCCGTGGCAATGGACGATTTCATCTACGGCGAACCGATCGCCGTACCGGAACCGGGCACGATTGGATTGCTGCTCGTGGGCGGAGCGGTATTGACGGTCGCGCGCCGTCGCCGCGCGCTGTAG